In one window of Lacticaseibacillus casei DSM 20011 = JCM 1134 = ATCC 393 DNA:
- a CDS encoding CPBP family intramembrane glutamic endopeptidase has translation MAVGFAAGLFEEYFCRGLLLGLLLKAFSRHSKTSQIWLAVFVSSLLFGLSHVLNLTHQSMSDTILEIISASVGGVFYGAVYLRTGTILMAMLVHGLWDFIVTLIVSGQINTTQTAEGTARSILLSLIVLLISIFYLRKSKIRTIQLEKLT, from the coding sequence ATTGCCGTAGGATTCGCTGCGGGCCTCTTTGAAGAATACTTTTGTCGCGGCTTACTCTTAGGGCTTTTATTGAAAGCCTTTAGTCGGCATTCCAAAACTTCTCAAATATGGTTGGCTGTTTTTGTCTCAAGTTTATTGTTTGGCTTGTCGCACGTCTTAAATCTTACCCACCAGTCAATGAGCGATACAATTCTGGAAATAATTTCCGCAAGCGTGGGCGGTGTGTTTTATGGCGCAGTTTATTTGCGAACCGGTACCATCTTGATGGCAATGTTGGTTCACGGACTATGGGATTTTATCGTAACACTTATAGTCAGTGGTCAAATAAACACCACTCAAACGGCTGAAGGGACGGCCAGGTCCATTCTGCTTTCATTAATTGTTCTTCTGATCAGTATTTTTTATCTACGAAAATCCAAGATACGCACCATTCAACTTGAAAAACTGACATAG